From Mya arenaria isolate MELC-2E11 chromosome 12, ASM2691426v1, the proteins below share one genomic window:
- the LOC128210382 gene encoding complement C1q and tumor necrosis factor-related protein 9B-like, producing the protein MTLFVYFIFVFLCPVAYADQPDDKFSYESKLLEKVIRMEIKMSQLEQVLVQTGNKFENLLMNVTVTLENKTAELDVLKDHIDLPLVAFHAYYPVDSSLDTNQILILSNVTMNEGDGYDNVIGTFRAPVAGLYYFAAHVCNYATRGFYYEIVKDHAMIAKSVKYNNAANDCGSVNVITKMEKDERVWIRCTSGNTSPQLYSSTSFSASYGKTSFLGILMHK; encoded by the exons ATGAcactatttgtttatttcatttttgtctttCTGTGTCCAGTTGCTTACGCTGACCAACCAGATGATAAGTTTTCATACGAGTCCAAACTTTTGGAGAAAGTGATCCGTATGGAGATAAAGATGTCGCAGCTGGAACAGGTGCTGGTGCAGACCGGAAACAAGTTCGAGAACCTCTTGATGAACGTCACGGTGACCTTGGAGAACAAAACGGCCGAACTGGACGTCTTGAAAG ATCATATAGACCTGCCCCTCGTAGCGTTCCATGCCTACTACCCAGTGGATTCAAGCCTGGACACAAACCAAATCCTCATACTAAGCAATGTCACAATGAACGAAGGGGATGGATACGATAACGTCATCGGCACGTTCAGGGCACCTGTCGCGGGACTCTACTACTTCGCTGCGCACGTTTGCAACTACGCAACGCGTGGGTTCTACTATGAAATCGTGAAGGATCACGCAATGATTGCCAAGAGTGTGAAATATAACAACGCGGCTAACGATTGTGGCTCTGTCAATGTCATCACCAAAATGGAAAAGGACGAACGAGTATGGATCAGGTGTACTAGTGGCAACACCTCCCCACAATTGTATTCCAGTACCAGTTTCAGTGCCAGTTATGGCAAAACGTCGTTCCTGGGCATTCTGATGCACAAATAA